A stretch of the Lolium perenne isolate Kyuss_39 chromosome 3, Kyuss_2.0, whole genome shotgun sequence genome encodes the following:
- the LOC127338485 gene encoding late embryogenesis abundant protein Lea14-A, protein MGTGEEEETQKSGDATTADEGGQDQEAREEEEGGLMAGLVGKAREFVSEKIAQIPKPEAALERVSFKSISSEGVTLHSHVDVSNPYSYRIPICELTYTFKSDGKVIASGTMPDPGWIGASGLTKLELPVNVPYDFVMSLMKDLSGDWDIDYVLDVGITIDLPVIGTFTIPLTTQGEMKLPTFRDLF, encoded by the exons ATGGGcaccggagaggaggaagaaaCGCAGAAATCCGGGGACGCGACGACGGCGGACGAAGGCGGACAGGATCAGGAGGcgcgggaggaagaagaaggagggttGATGGCGGGCCTGGTGGGCAAGGCCAGGGAGTTCGTGTCGGAGAAGATCGCGCAGATCCCCAAGCCGGAGGCGGCGCTGGAGCGCGTCTCCTTCAAGAGCATCAGCAGCGAGGGCGTCACCCTCCACAGCCACGTCGACGTCAGCAACCCCTACTCCTACCGCATCCCCATCTGCGAGCTCACCTACACCTTCAAGAGCGACGGCAA GGTGATAGCATCAGGCACGATGCCTGACCCCGGCTGGATCGGCGCCAGCGGCCTGACCAAGCTGGAGCTGCCGGTGAACGTGCCGTACGACTTCGTCATGTCGCTGATGAAGGATCTGAGCGGGGACTGGGACATCGACTACGTCCTGGACGTCGGGATCACCATCGACCTCCCCGTCATCGGCACTTTCACCATCCCGCTCACCACCCAGGGCGAGATGAAGCTCCCCACATTCCGGGACTTGTTCTGA